The proteins below come from a single Streptomyces sp. M92 genomic window:
- a CDS encoding asparaginase, translating into MSAPQQPQPSQPRRSPQSAPTSALSPVVPPVLAEVVRSGFVEGRHRGSLVVLAADGAVELALGEVTEPVFPRSANKPMQAAGVLRAGLELAGERLALAAASHSGESFHRDLVRKMLDEHGLDPAQLQCPPDLPLDPEERDTYLTSGAVADRVTMNCSGKHTAMLAVCAERGWSQETYLDPEHPLQRIIHRVVEDAAGEPVAAVGTDGCGAPLMAISLVGLARAFRSFVAAEPGSAERRVADAMRAHPEYVAGTRRPDTWLMREVPGALSKMGAEAVQAVALPDGRALAFKVEDGATRALGPVLARALTLMGVEGPVVERIGRTPLLGGGREVGEIRAAF; encoded by the coding sequence ATGTCCGCGCCCCAGCAGCCCCAACCGTCGCAGCCGCGCCGGTCGCCCCAGTCCGCCCCCACGTCCGCCCTGTCGCCCGTCGTGCCGCCCGTCCTCGCCGAGGTCGTCCGGTCCGGGTTCGTCGAGGGGCGGCACCGGGGCAGTCTCGTCGTGCTGGCCGCGGACGGGGCCGTGGAGCTGGCGCTGGGGGAGGTGACCGAGCCGGTCTTCCCGCGGTCCGCCAACAAGCCGATGCAGGCGGCCGGCGTCCTGCGGGCCGGACTGGAGCTCGCCGGGGAACGACTGGCGCTGGCCGCCGCGAGCCACTCCGGAGAATCGTTTCACCGTGACCTGGTCCGCAAGATGCTCGACGAGCACGGCCTCGACCCGGCCCAGCTCCAGTGCCCGCCCGACCTGCCGCTGGACCCCGAGGAGCGGGACACGTACCTGACCTCGGGCGCCGTCGCCGACCGCGTCACGATGAACTGCTCCGGCAAGCACACCGCGATGCTGGCGGTCTGCGCCGAGCGGGGCTGGTCGCAGGAGACGTACCTCGACCCGGAGCACCCGCTCCAGCGGATCATCCACAGGGTTGTGGAGGACGCCGCGGGCGAGCCGGTCGCCGCCGTCGGCACGGACGGGTGCGGGGCGCCGCTGATGGCGATCAGCCTGGTCGGGCTGGCCCGCGCCTTCCGCTCCTTCGTCGCCGCCGAGCCGGGCTCGGCGGAGCGCCGGGTCGCCGACGCGATGCGCGCCCATCCCGAGTACGTCGCCGGCACCCGGCGCCCCGACACCTGGCTGATGCGCGAGGTGCCCGGCGCCCTCTCCAAGATGGGCGCCGAGGCCGTCCAGGCCGTCGCCCTGCCGGACGGCCGCGCCCTGGCCTTCAAGGTCGAGGACGGCGCGACCCGCGCCCTCGGCCCGGTCCTGGCCCGCGCCCTGACACTGATGGGGGTGGAGGGCCCCGTGGTCGAGCGCATCGGCCGTACGCCGCTGCTGGGCGGCGGGCGCGAGGTGGGGGAGATCCGGGCGGCCTTCTGA
- the dtd gene encoding D-aminoacyl-tRNA deacylase yields MRAVVQRVDGASVVVDGETVGAIEGEGLCVLVGVTHDDTEEKAAQLARKLWSVRVLHDEKSCSDIDAPLLVISQFTLYGDARKGRRPTWNAAAPGDVAEPLVDEVVARLRALGATVATGRFGAQMRVSLTNDGPFTVLVEV; encoded by the coding sequence ATGCGTGCAGTGGTACAGCGGGTGGACGGCGCGAGCGTCGTGGTGGACGGCGAGACCGTGGGGGCGATCGAGGGCGAGGGCCTGTGCGTCCTGGTCGGCGTCACCCACGACGACACCGAGGAGAAGGCCGCGCAGCTCGCCCGCAAGCTCTGGTCGGTGCGGGTGCTGCACGACGAGAAGTCGTGCAGCGACATCGACGCACCGCTCCTGGTGATCAGCCAGTTCACTCTTTACGGTGACGCCCGCAAGGGCCGCCGCCCCACCTGGAACGCCGCCGCCCCGGGCGACGTGGCCGAACCCCTGGTCGACGAGGTCGTCGCGCGGCTGCGCGCGCTGGGCGCGACGGTGGCCACGGGCCGCTTCGGCGCGCAGATGCGGGTGTCGCTGACGAACGACGGCCCCTTCACGGTCCTCGTCGAGGTCTGA
- a CDS encoding GNAT family N-acetyltransferase, which produces MSSRTDTDVRPITEAEYADWLRALKTGFLRPPAVTAEEAESRRAEFVPGRLLGAFDGARCVATFRSFDQEVTAVGGTPVQADAISNVTVTATHRRRGLLTRMMARDLAAAKDRGDVVATLIAAEYPIYGRYGFGPATTMTEWTVDVPRAGLDPRRSAPEDGGRIDLVDGEDVRKLGPELHERLRRAQPGAVSRTELWWQMRTGAVNWSGAPWTEPYYALYRSADGEVEGLVCYRSDDHWGDGKQPLNTATVEWLIAVSPAAERALWRYLCSIDWITTVKSGWRAPDDLLPYLLPDPRAARITTQADWLWVRILDVVRALEARAYEGRGSLVLEVADRAGPAGGRWRLEAGPDGASCTPTTESAHLELDVGELAALWLGDESAVRLAALGRVREERAGAARVADALLRTSRRPWCPDLF; this is translated from the coding sequence ATGAGCAGCCGCACCGACACAGACGTACGTCCCATCACCGAAGCCGAGTACGCCGACTGGCTCCGGGCCCTGAAGACGGGGTTCCTGAGGCCGCCCGCCGTCACCGCGGAGGAGGCGGAGAGCCGCCGCGCCGAGTTCGTGCCGGGCCGGCTGCTCGGCGCCTTCGACGGCGCCCGGTGCGTGGCGACCTTCCGGTCCTTCGACCAGGAGGTCACCGCCGTCGGCGGCACCCCCGTCCAAGCCGACGCGATCTCCAACGTCACCGTCACCGCGACCCACCGCCGCCGCGGCCTGCTGACCCGGATGATGGCGCGGGACCTGGCCGCCGCGAAGGACCGCGGGGACGTCGTCGCGACGCTGATCGCCGCCGAGTACCCGATCTACGGCCGCTACGGCTTCGGCCCCGCCACCACCATGACCGAGTGGACCGTCGACGTCCCCCGCGCCGGACTCGACCCCCGCCGGTCGGCCCCGGAGGACGGCGGGCGGATCGACCTCGTGGACGGCGAGGACGTCCGCAAGCTCGGCCCCGAACTGCACGAGCGGCTGCGCCGGGCCCAGCCGGGCGCGGTGAGCCGGACCGAGCTGTGGTGGCAGATGCGGACGGGCGCCGTCAACTGGAGCGGCGCCCCGTGGACCGAGCCCTACTACGCCCTGTACCGCTCGGCGGACGGCGAGGTGGAGGGCCTGGTCTGCTACCGGAGCGACGACCACTGGGGCGACGGCAAGCAGCCGCTGAACACGGCGACCGTCGAGTGGCTGATCGCCGTCTCCCCGGCCGCCGAGCGCGCGCTGTGGCGCTACCTGTGCTCGATCGACTGGATCACGACCGTCAAGAGCGGCTGGCGCGCCCCCGACGACCTGCTCCCGTACCTCCTGCCGGACCCGCGCGCGGCCAGGATCACCACGCAGGCGGACTGGCTGTGGGTGCGGATCCTGGACGTCGTACGGGCGTTGGAGGCGCGCGCGTACGAGGGGCGGGGGTCGCTGGTGCTGGAGGTCGCGGACCGGGCGGGGCCGGCCGGCGGGCGGTGGCGGCTGGAGGCGGGACCGGACGGGGCGTCCTGCACGCCGACCACCGAGAGCGCCCATCTCGAGCTCGACGTGGGCGAGCTGGCGGCGCTGTGGCTCGGCGACGAGTCGGCCGTGCGGCTGGCCGCGCTCGGGCGGGTCCGGGAAGAACGAGCGGGCGCCGCCCGTGTGGCCGACGCCCTGCTGCGTACGTCCAGGCGGCCTTGGTGCCCGGACCTGTTCTGA
- a CDS encoding RsiG family protein, with protein MSTTSTGTGQSLGAVALTYPGGLEAPRPPVQRTDSPELPAELPADRPPGPSGTGGTGDTGAHDLTTLSLPELRTLRRDAQREEADLSYVRRLLQGRIDILRAELARRGPGPSSSVVTTAATGSVVERLSEILADAPARQRSSARHVTLATPRTEECRRLAAEMLGEVELSDLTARTDAELTGGMGRLVRYEQQVSRRRQRLQRTADDCSGEIARRYREGEAQVDDLLV; from the coding sequence ATGAGCACAACCAGTACGGGGACGGGGCAGTCGCTGGGGGCTGTCGCGTTGACATATCCGGGCGGCCTGGAGGCACCGCGGCCGCCCGTGCAGCGCACGGACAGCCCGGAGTTGCCCGCGGAGCTTCCCGCGGACCGCCCCCCGGGCCCTTCGGGCACGGGGGGCACGGGGGACACGGGGGCGCACGACCTGACCACGCTGAGCCTGCCCGAGCTGCGCACGCTGCGCCGGGACGCCCAGCGCGAGGAGGCCGATCTCAGCTACGTACGACGGCTGCTTCAGGGGCGGATCGACATCCTGCGCGCGGAGCTGGCGCGGCGCGGTCCGGGCCCGTCGTCGTCCGTGGTCACCACCGCGGCGACGGGGTCCGTCGTGGAACGGCTGTCGGAGATCCTCGCGGACGCCCCGGCCCGCCAGCGGTCCTCCGCGCGGCATGTGACGCTCGCCACTCCGCGGACCGAGGAGTGCCGGCGGCTGGCCGCGGAGATGCTGGGCGAGGTGGAGCTGTCCGACCTGACGGCCCGCACCGACGCGGAGCTGACCGGCGGGATGGGCCGGCTCGTCCGGTACGAGCAGCAGGTCTCCCGGCGCAGGCAGCGGCTCCAGCGGACCGCCGACGACTGCAGCGGCGAGATCGCACGCCGGTACCGTGAAGGGGAAGCACAAGTCGACGACCTGCTCGTGTGA
- a CDS encoding winged helix-turn-helix domain-containing protein has protein sequence MEPEHALVDDRRRAQRPQRTHREVADELRARIRSGRLRAGQRMPTQAQLADEFGVERGTVRQALRILQSERLLTNVSKGSPATVAPDPGAALTGPAALPAPTTVALAPRIAEAFASPHVEIDALCLTSVSLALALGEPLRQIHAGRRKPAKIDVRVLLPGRNIDLAFPVAVAGRGDGDPVHERWLAMRNAQGQVLQHNLLSLRATHGIDVSVTFRALPFTPPVKLYLLNGAEALFAYYTLGRREREIDHEPTEMYDVEGIRSTLFAFAQAGGVRDGVFVKQSGLWFDALWETISSELLLTT, from the coding sequence GTGGAGCCGGAACACGCCCTCGTCGACGACCGCAGGAGAGCGCAGCGGCCGCAGAGGACACATCGCGAGGTGGCCGACGAGCTGCGCGCCCGGATCAGGTCCGGTCGGCTGCGGGCGGGCCAGCGCATGCCCACCCAGGCCCAGTTGGCCGACGAGTTCGGCGTGGAGCGCGGCACCGTCCGCCAGGCCCTGCGCATCCTCCAGTCGGAGCGCCTGCTCACCAACGTGTCCAAGGGGAGCCCGGCGACCGTCGCACCCGACCCCGGCGCCGCCCTGACCGGCCCGGCCGCCCTGCCCGCGCCCACCACGGTCGCCCTCGCGCCCCGCATCGCCGAGGCCTTCGCGTCCCCGCACGTGGAGATCGACGCCCTGTGCCTGACCTCGGTCTCCCTCGCCCTCGCCCTCGGTGAACCCCTGCGCCAGATCCACGCGGGGCGGCGGAAACCGGCCAAGATCGACGTACGTGTGCTGCTGCCGGGCCGGAACATCGACCTGGCCTTCCCGGTGGCGGTCGCCGGCCGCGGGGACGGCGACCCGGTGCACGAGCGGTGGCTGGCCATGCGCAACGCGCAGGGGCAGGTGCTCCAGCACAACCTGCTGAGCCTGCGGGCGACGCACGGCATCGACGTCAGCGTCACCTTCCGCGCGCTGCCCTTCACTCCGCCGGTGAAGCTGTACCTGCTCAACGGCGCGGAGGCCCTCTTCGCGTACTACACCCTCGGCCGGCGTGAGCGCGAGATCGATCACGAGCCGACGGAGATGTACGACGTGGAGGGCATCCGTTCGACGCTCTTCGCGTTCGCGCAGGCCGGGGGCGTGCGGGACGGGGTGTTCGTGAAGCAGTCGGGGCTGTGGTTCGACGCGCTGTGGGAGACGATCAGTTCGGAGCTGCTGCTCACGACGTGA
- the ygfZ gene encoding CAF17-like 4Fe-4S cluster assembly/insertion protein YgfZ, whose product MKSPLLSLPGAVPAEGVDEGVAAHYGDLFREQRALADGTGFVDLSHRGVVTVTGDDRLSWLHLLLTQHVSELPAGQATEALILSANGHIEHALYLVDDGTTTWAHVEPGSQESLIGYLESMKFFYRVEVADRTADTAVVHLPAGSIAEAPERAVVRETAYGRDLFLPREELEAYAAQAGPPAGILAHEALRVEQHRPRLGFETDHRTIPHELGWIGTAVHLQKGCYRGQETVARVQNLGKPPRRLVFLHLDGSEVHLPPNGAEVRLADDGPEGRKIGFVTTSVRHHELGPVALALVKRNVPVDARLVAEDTAAAQETVVEP is encoded by the coding sequence ATGAAGAGCCCCCTGCTGTCCCTGCCCGGCGCCGTCCCCGCCGAGGGCGTGGACGAAGGCGTCGCCGCCCACTACGGCGACCTGTTCCGCGAGCAGCGTGCCCTCGCCGACGGCACCGGATTCGTCGACCTCTCCCACCGCGGTGTCGTCACCGTCACCGGCGACGACCGGCTGAGCTGGCTGCACCTGCTGCTCACCCAGCACGTCAGCGAGCTGCCCGCCGGGCAGGCCACCGAGGCGCTGATCCTCTCCGCCAACGGCCACATCGAGCACGCCCTGTACCTCGTCGACGACGGCACGACCACCTGGGCCCACGTGGAGCCAGGGAGTCAGGAGTCGCTGATCGGCTATCTGGAGTCGATGAAGTTCTTCTACCGGGTCGAGGTCGCCGACCGCACCGCCGACACCGCGGTCGTGCACCTGCCGGCCGGGTCGATCGCCGAGGCGCCGGAGCGCGCCGTGGTCCGCGAGACGGCGTACGGACGTGATCTGTTCCTGCCGAGGGAGGAGCTGGAGGCGTACGCCGCGCAGGCCGGGCCGCCGGCCGGGATCCTCGCCCACGAGGCCCTCCGGGTCGAGCAGCACCGCCCGCGGCTCGGTTTCGAGACCGACCACCGGACCATCCCGCACGAGCTGGGCTGGATCGGTACCGCCGTGCACCTGCAGAAGGGCTGCTACCGGGGGCAGGAGACCGTCGCCCGGGTGCAGAACCTGGGCAAGCCGCCGCGCCGGCTGGTCTTCCTGCACCTGGACGGCAGCGAGGTCCACCTGCCGCCGAACGGGGCGGAGGTGCGGCTCGCGGACGACGGGCCGGAGGGCCGGAAGATCGGCTTCGTGACCACGTCCGTACGCCACCACGAGCTGGGGCCGGTCGCCCTCGCCCTGGTGAAGCGGAACGTTCCGGTGGACGCCCGGCTGGTGGCCGAGGACACGGCCGCCGCGCAGGAGACGGTCGTCGAGCCGTAG
- a CDS encoding Fur family transcriptional regulator, translated as MVSTDWKSDLRQRGYRLTPQRQLVLEAVDTLEHATPDDILGEVRKTASGVNISTVYRTLELLEELGLVSHAHLGHGAPTYHLADRHHHIHLVCRDCTNVIEADLSVAAEFTAKLRRQFGFDTDLKHFAIFGRCEDCSPKGSTTES; from the coding sequence GCTACCGGCTGACCCCGCAGCGGCAGCTGGTGCTCGAAGCCGTGGACACCCTCGAACACGCGACCCCCGACGACATCCTCGGCGAAGTGCGGAAGACGGCGTCGGGGGTGAACATCTCCACGGTGTACCGCACGCTGGAGCTGCTGGAGGAGCTGGGGCTGGTCAGCCACGCCCATCTGGGGCACGGGGCGCCCACGTACCACCTGGCCGACCGGCACCACCACATCCACCTGGTGTGCCGGGACTGCACGAACGTGATCGAGGCCGACCTGTCGGTGGCCGCCGAGTTCACCGCCAAGCTGCGGCGGCAGTTCGGCTTCGACACCGACTTGAAGCACTTCGCGATCTTCGGCCGGTGCGAGGACTGCTCCCCGAAGGGTTCAACTACCGAGTCGTAG